In one Paenibacillus sp. JQZ6Y-1 genomic region, the following are encoded:
- a CDS encoding GntR family transcriptional regulator, translating into MSLLKKLPLYKQIKQHVQQKIVSGELRYRDRVPSEQEMMEEYQVSKITVKNAMIELAEEGWVKRIQGKGTFVSMEPGTRPSSLWSDVRHVPNLSHPAALSPVIGLIIPTMKTRVIQRLVDYTEYYANQAGYQLILHITRESAVNETEAIRLLVARQVRGMIVFPTEDEKYSESLLRLSLDKFPFIFMDRYLRNIETYRVTSDNFMGAYRTVSYLLEKGHRHIALISPDNTNTAIQDRTFGMEHAYMDQHISIDKNLLCHVPLDILRTAGAQQYINTFLQQYPYVTAIFALTAETAKLTHAALHELGRNDVTEMISFDDSGLPGVSCIVQDEQSMAEWAVQLLQAQMEGEYEPHEHIVPVRFSFSAPLSR; encoded by the coding sequence GTGAGCCTATTGAAAAAACTACCGCTTTATAAGCAGATTAAGCAGCATGTTCAGCAGAAAATCGTATCCGGCGAGCTGCGTTATCGTGACCGTGTTCCGTCTGAGCAGGAGATGATGGAGGAATATCAGGTGAGCAAAATCACGGTCAAAAATGCGATGATCGAACTCGCCGAGGAAGGCTGGGTGAAACGGATTCAAGGCAAAGGAACCTTCGTCTCGATGGAGCCGGGAACACGCCCATCCAGCCTATGGTCGGACGTACGGCATGTACCGAATCTCAGCCATCCAGCGGCCCTATCACCCGTCATTGGGCTGATCATTCCCACGATGAAAACGAGAGTCATTCAGCGGCTTGTCGATTATACGGAGTACTATGCCAATCAGGCAGGATACCAGCTTATTTTGCATATTACGCGTGAGTCAGCAGTGAACGAGACCGAGGCGATTCGGCTGCTCGTGGCACGGCAGGTGCGCGGCATGATCGTGTTTCCAACAGAGGATGAGAAGTACAGTGAATCGTTGCTGCGCCTGTCCTTAGACAAGTTTCCGTTTATTTTCATGGATCGGTATTTGCGTAATATCGAGACGTATCGGGTCACGTCGGACAATTTCATGGGTGCTTATCGCACCGTATCTTATTTGCTGGAAAAGGGTCATCGGCACATCGCGCTCATCTCGCCGGACAATACCAATACGGCGATTCAGGATCGTACGTTTGGGATGGAGCATGCCTATATGGATCAACACATTTCGATTGATAAAAATCTGCTCTGTCATGTGCCGCTGGATATTTTGCGGACAGCGGGAGCGCAGCAGTATATTAATACATTTTTGCAGCAGTATCCGTATGTGACGGCAATCTTTGCTTTGACGGCAGAGACAGCGAAGTTGACCCATGCGGCATTACATGAATTGGGGCGAAATGATGTTACGGAGATGATCTCCTTCGACGATTCTGGTTTGCCGGGGGTCAGCTGTATTGTGCAGGATGAGCAGAGTATGGCGGAGTGGGCAGTACAGCTATTGCAAGCGCAGATGGAAGGCGAATATGAACCGCATGAGCATATTGTGCCAGTACGCTTTTCGTTTTCGGCTCCGCTATCACGTTAA
- a CDS encoding toll/interleukin-1 receptor domain-containing protein, whose product MRRCFIIGKFNQELRQYNKKSFENTCKKIGKILAENDYSLNVCSLFEDSADYWILRGFSQSEQINSFPVKLYHPNKENVENEIDNKLNNEFFDLNIKKISCIAADNYSWLLCQLQALDECDLVISIGGKYEGSANMLLLLAESKGKNILPFSFFGGAAEKLFIRKQFELKDRLGKNIDVLNKKTKINELNKVFQENHYKDFGDLKCFISYPKLRPYEADFIETVLRRRNIEVYRDERDFGTGKNIEKEIQEWVSKSNTFIATWCKEYACSPWCFDELELALNLHEEGKMNIWIFNSDGTRIIPKRARGLKIYDVKNRTELNGELLDLIKKSLIRK is encoded by the coding sequence ATGAGAAGATGCTTTATAATAGGGAAATTTAATCAAGAATTGCGTCAATACAATAAAAAAAGTTTTGAAAATACTTGTAAAAAAATTGGCAAAATATTAGCAGAAAATGATTATTCGTTAAATGTTTGTAGTTTATTTGAGGATAGTGCTGATTATTGGATACTACGAGGATTCTCACAAAGTGAACAGATAAATTCATTCCCGGTCAAACTGTATCATCCTAATAAAGAAAATGTTGAAAACGAAATAGATAATAAATTGAACAATGAATTTTTTGACTTGAATATAAAAAAAATCTCTTGTATAGCAGCTGATAATTATTCCTGGCTTCTATGTCAGTTACAGGCATTGGATGAATGCGACTTAGTAATTTCTATAGGGGGGAAATATGAAGGTTCTGCGAATATGTTATTGCTATTGGCAGAGTCTAAGGGTAAAAACATACTGCCATTTAGTTTTTTTGGCGGAGCAGCTGAAAAGTTATTTATTCGTAAACAATTTGAACTCAAAGATCGATTAGGAAAAAATATAGATGTTTTAAATAAAAAAACAAAAATAAACGAATTAAACAAGGTTTTTCAAGAGAATCATTATAAAGATTTCGGTGATCTAAAGTGTTTTATTAGTTATCCTAAGTTAAGGCCGTATGAAGCTGATTTTATTGAAACGGTTTTGCGTCGTCGAAATATTGAAGTTTATAGAGATGAAAGAGATTTTGGTACTGGGAAAAATATAGAAAAAGAAATTCAAGAGTGGGTTTCTAAATCTAATACATTTATAGCAACTTGGTGTAAAGAATATGCTTGTAGTCCTTGGTGTTTTGACGAATTAGAATTGGCACTTAATTTGCATGAAGAAGGAAAAATGAATATTTGGATATTTAACAGTGATGGTACTCGTATAATACCTAAAAGAGCTAGAGGTCTTAAAATATACGATGTAAAAAATAGAACCGAATTAAATGGGGAATTACTAGACCTTATAAAAAAATCTTTAATTAGAAAATAG
- a CDS encoding restriction endonuclease, translating to MARRRSKKKQQQETFNAMGALVVLIGTGTLYFTKSLIAAGVIAVIALIVIAAIAYLIHEAKVARLRRSGIAQIDKMDGIQFEKYLEQLFRLQGYKANATRAQGDYGADLVISRNGEKIVVQAKRYSKNVGLKAVQEVHGAIAHYKASAGWVVTNSEYTQQAKNLALSNNVRLIARDELVEMILAVKIKS from the coding sequence ATGGCACGTAGACGAAGCAAGAAGAAACAGCAGCAAGAAACGTTTAACGCAATGGGGGCGCTGGTCGTATTGATTGGCACAGGAACTCTGTATTTTACAAAAAGTCTGATAGCAGCAGGAGTGATCGCTGTGATTGCTTTGATCGTAATAGCAGCAATCGCGTATTTGATCCATGAAGCCAAAGTTGCTCGGTTACGACGTTCCGGCATTGCACAGATCGACAAGATGGATGGGATTCAGTTTGAAAAGTATTTGGAGCAGTTATTTCGATTGCAAGGATACAAGGCAAACGCGACTCGTGCTCAAGGTGATTATGGCGCCGATCTGGTGATTAGCCGGAATGGAGAGAAGATCGTAGTGCAGGCGAAACGCTATAGCAAAAATGTTGGATTGAAGGCTGTGCAGGAGGTGCATGGTGCGATTGCTCATTATAAAGCATCGGCTGGATGGGTTGTGACGAATAGCGAGTATACGCAGCAGGCGAAGAATTTAGCGTTGTCTAATAATGTGCGATTGATTGCGCGGGATGAGTTAGTGGAGATGATTTTAGCAGTTAAAATAAAAAGTTGA
- a CDS encoding ABC transporter substrate-binding protein — protein MKTTGRLLTLLLAGSLTLAGCGNSASQTSSSTSDPNANITLSVTHYMVEKPKVDTFKKLTDRFTELHPNITFDVQVMPVDKYNDNIKMKVAADDQPDIIFGRPQGMVDITKSGAFLDLTNESFMKKVKADYLPNVSYEGKVYGLPIDLMTNAVIYNKDLFKKAGVAIPNTYSELVQAAKTLQSKGITPFAASWKDGASYMSFMFPDMFGNLLKDNPDYPGQIMAGEKKFSDIPGYRDFLQRLNELSSYANTDARDIDYDRSLQYFAQGKTAMDIMGSFAIGTIRSYNPEGNFGVFKYPATDNADENVMTYSTDDTWMIGAHSEHQDAAKQFFAFMASDEGAQIWADGVQTISTISDDIKPKEQDPIAKEFQEIFQTGKVINNQVKPLWYGQYDTTFGQDLTFFLVSDPATRSVDELLQKMDDDFSRINRMR, from the coding sequence ATGAAAACAACCGGACGTCTACTCACCCTTTTGCTCGCCGGCTCCCTCACGCTGGCAGGCTGCGGCAATTCTGCTTCCCAGACCAGCTCATCCACCAGTGATCCCAACGCCAACATCACCCTATCGGTCACGCATTACATGGTTGAGAAGCCCAAGGTCGATACCTTCAAAAAGCTGACCGACCGCTTCACCGAGCTGCATCCGAATATTACGTTTGATGTGCAGGTGATGCCGGTGGACAAGTACAACGACAATATCAAGATGAAGGTCGCCGCCGATGATCAGCCTGACATCATTTTCGGACGTCCACAGGGAATGGTCGACATTACGAAGTCCGGTGCGTTTCTCGATCTGACCAATGAATCATTTATGAAAAAAGTAAAAGCGGACTACCTGCCTAACGTTTCCTACGAAGGCAAAGTATACGGTCTGCCAATCGATCTGATGACCAATGCTGTCATCTACAATAAGGATCTATTCAAAAAAGCAGGCGTAGCCATTCCCAACACATACTCCGAGCTGGTGCAAGCCGCCAAAACGCTGCAATCCAAAGGCATTACGCCATTCGCAGCGTCATGGAAAGACGGCGCATCGTACATGAGCTTTATGTTCCCTGATATGTTCGGCAATCTGCTGAAGGACAATCCAGACTATCCGGGTCAAATTATGGCAGGTGAGAAGAAATTTTCCGACATTCCGGGCTACCGCGACTTCTTACAGCGGTTAAACGAATTGAGCAGCTATGCCAACACCGATGCGCGGGATATTGACTATGACCGTTCATTGCAGTACTTCGCTCAGGGCAAAACAGCAATGGACATCATGGGCAGCTTCGCGATTGGAACGATCCGCAGCTACAATCCAGAAGGCAACTTCGGGGTATTCAAATATCCGGCAACTGACAATGCGGATGAGAACGTAATGACGTACTCCACCGATGACACATGGATGATCGGCGCGCATTCAGAGCATCAGGATGCAGCCAAGCAGTTCTTTGCATTTATGGCATCCGACGAAGGCGCACAGATCTGGGCAGATGGCGTGCAGACGATCAGCACCATTTCCGACGACATCAAGCCAAAGGAGCAAGACCCTATCGCCAAGGAATTCCAAGAGATTTTCCAAACTGGCAAAGTGATCAATAACCAAGTCAAACCGCTCTGGTACGGTCAATACGATACGACATTCGGACAGGATCTGACCTTCTTCCTCGTCTCCGATCCAGCCACTCGCAGTGTAGACGAATTGCTGCAAAAGATGGACGACGACTTCTCACGCATCAACCGCATGAGATAA
- a CDS encoding TIR domain-containing protein, giving the protein MNQFNPPVSVHFVWYPSNSLEVQPIFDYCFSLLSRDVEKPFSRSMNLPVYYRTSTHKGVPQEIKSLSQKNIVFIFVGRDLIIDKEWMTYTSRLLKQKDLICIPIALDNLAFKHHEINDKNFIRYYEFDKEYSKEIFFISITHEIYRYALNENFEMMTNSKDTALKLFLSHTKNGESGVVIAEALKKLIDNSAMRNFFDATDIAPGYRFDNEIVENIKNSTVIAIHTDSYSSRYWCQREIISAKDNNRPIIAVDSLEEFEDRRFPFATNIPAIHFNFNNEPTKIDLLKILSAALLETVRYFYAQLLLKQYKSVGVINDEDEILSRPPEVSDIEKILSTNEDGFIASRIKRLFYPEPPVYSEEINFLSKLGISCCTPLTMNYGSLENLVFGISISEPSSEELSIIGQTSAHLIQLSQDLTRHLISRGARIVYGGDLRGGGFTEFIFNESLAYQTRAMNNKKQLENYIAWPIYLKDSEHVKNWKASYISVAAMIELEPAKDVLKFIPNIDSFLPPVNTPNLYVWSRNLTEMRREINTKCNVRICAGGRITGYKGILPGILEEILFANSKSTPVYLLGGFGGVTASICESFKNKSLSEELTKKWQIQNNPGYKQLLDLCSEQGIDVKTDEEVLMSISNSILNNGLTYEENIKLFETSFIDEALFLVFKGLQNICK; this is encoded by the coding sequence ATGAATCAATTTAATCCACCTGTTTCTGTGCACTTTGTTTGGTATCCCTCTAACTCTTTAGAAGTTCAACCTATATTCGATTATTGTTTTTCTTTATTATCACGAGATGTAGAAAAGCCTTTCTCAAGATCAATGAATCTTCCGGTTTATTATAGAACAAGTACGCATAAAGGAGTTCCGCAAGAAATCAAAAGTTTATCTCAAAAAAATATAGTTTTTATTTTTGTTGGCAGAGATTTAATCATAGATAAAGAATGGATGACTTATACATCAAGGTTGTTAAAACAAAAAGACCTAATATGTATTCCTATTGCTTTGGATAATCTTGCTTTCAAACATCATGAAATTAATGATAAAAATTTTATAAGATATTATGAATTTGACAAGGAGTATTCAAAAGAAATTTTTTTTATTTCAATTACCCATGAGATTTATAGATACGCACTAAATGAAAACTTTGAAATGATGACGAATAGTAAAGATACTGCTCTAAAGTTATTTTTAAGTCATACTAAAAATGGAGAAAGTGGAGTTGTTATAGCAGAAGCATTGAAAAAGCTAATTGATAACAGCGCGATGCGTAATTTTTTTGATGCAACAGATATTGCTCCAGGATACAGATTTGACAATGAAATTGTAGAAAATATAAAGAACTCTACAGTTATTGCTATCCATACTGATTCTTACTCATCAAGATATTGGTGTCAAAGAGAAATAATTAGTGCAAAAGACAATAATCGTCCTATAATTGCTGTAGATTCTTTAGAAGAGTTTGAAGATAGAAGGTTTCCTTTTGCTACTAATATACCTGCAATTCATTTTAATTTTAATAATGAACCGACTAAAATTGATTTGTTGAAAATATTAAGTGCTGCCTTATTAGAAACTGTTAGATATTTTTATGCTCAACTGCTACTAAAGCAATATAAATCGGTTGGAGTAATAAATGATGAAGACGAAATACTATCTCGACCTCCTGAGGTATCGGATATTGAGAAGATACTATCGACGAATGAAGATGGATTTATAGCAAGTAGAATTAAAAGATTATTTTATCCAGAACCTCCAGTTTATTCAGAGGAAATAAATTTTTTGAGTAAGTTGGGTATTTCATGTTGTACTCCGTTAACAATGAATTATGGATCTTTGGAAAATCTAGTATTTGGAATTTCTATTTCTGAACCTTCTTCTGAAGAATTATCAATTATTGGACAAACTTCTGCGCACTTGATCCAACTATCTCAAGATTTGACAAGACATTTAATTTCTCGAGGTGCTCGAATTGTTTATGGTGGAGATCTTAGAGGAGGAGGATTTACTGAATTTATTTTTAATGAGTCTCTAGCCTATCAAACAAGAGCAATGAATAATAAGAAGCAATTAGAAAATTATATAGCATGGCCAATATATTTAAAAGATAGTGAGCACGTGAAAAACTGGAAGGCAAGTTATATATCAGTCGCTGCAATGATAGAATTGGAACCAGCTAAGGACGTATTAAAATTCATACCGAATATTGATTCATTTTTACCTCCTGTTAATACACCGAATTTATATGTATGGAGTAGAAACTTAACAGAAATGCGACGAGAAATAAATACGAAATGTAATGTGAGAATTTGTGCTGGCGGAAGAATCACAGGTTATAAAGGTATTTTACCTGGAATATTAGAAGAAATTTTGTTTGCAAATAGTAAAAGTACGCCAGTGTATCTTTTGGGAGGATTTGGAGGAGTAACAGCAAGCATTTGTGAATCTTTCAAAAATAAATCGCTATCAGAAGAACTAACAAAAAAATGGCAAATACAAAACAATCCAGGTTATAAGCAGTTACTAGATTTATGTTCTGAACAAGGAATAGATGTGAAAACGGATGAAGAAGTACTTATGTCAATTTCAAATTCAATTTTAAATAATGGATTAACATATGAGGAAAATATAAAGCTTTTTGAAACTAGTTTTATAGACGAGGCTTTATTTCTTGTATTTAAAGGACTTCAAAATATATGTAAGTAA
- a CDS encoding carbohydrate ABC transporter permease, producing the protein MNTTHTGVPALTAEEPRPRRSWTHLLRIALLYVIGLLFLFPFYIAVVYSIKTPVETAQSPLAFPSHIAWSNYAQAIEASNFFLALRNSVLTTVGTVALTIAVCSMAAYVIARNNTKLYNFFYYLFMSSIMLPFQVLMFPLYKTWSELSLLNTIPGLIIALTGVQIGYFAFLYVGFIKTVPKELEESAVLDGASRYRTFVSIIFPLLKPINSTILVLSALGAWNDFVVSMILVQKKEASTLPLVQFQFFGEYTSQVNMAFAAIILSMIPIMLFYLFAQKWIIGGVTAGAVKG; encoded by the coding sequence TTGAACACCACCCATACCGGCGTTCCTGCTCTAACCGCAGAGGAACCTCGTCCGCGCCGTTCATGGACGCATCTACTGCGGATTGCCCTGCTGTATGTCATTGGTCTGCTATTCCTGTTCCCGTTCTACATCGCGGTCGTCTATTCGATCAAAACTCCCGTCGAAACGGCGCAAAGCCCGCTCGCGTTCCCATCGCATATCGCATGGTCGAACTATGCACAGGCGATTGAAGCGTCGAACTTCTTCCTTGCGCTGCGTAACAGCGTGCTGACCACGGTCGGTACCGTAGCGCTGACGATTGCCGTTTGCTCGATGGCGGCATATGTCATCGCACGGAATAATACGAAACTGTATAATTTCTTCTATTATCTGTTCATGTCCAGCATCATGCTGCCGTTTCAGGTGTTGATGTTCCCGCTGTACAAGACATGGAGCGAATTGAGCCTGCTCAACACCATTCCGGGTCTGATCATCGCGCTGACTGGGGTGCAGATTGGATACTTTGCCTTTCTGTATGTGGGCTTTATCAAAACCGTACCGAAGGAATTGGAAGAATCGGCGGTACTGGATGGAGCGTCGCGGTATCGGACATTTGTCAGCATTATCTTCCCGCTGCTCAAGCCGATCAACTCGACGATTCTCGTGCTGAGTGCGCTGGGGGCGTGGAACGACTTTGTGGTGTCGATGATTCTGGTGCAAAAAAAGGAAGCATCTACCTTGCCGCTGGTGCAGTTCCAGTTCTTCGGGGAGTACACGTCGCAGGTGAATATGGCATTCGCCGCGATCATTCTGTCGATGATCCCAATTATGCTGTTCTACCTATTTGCGCAGAAATGGATTATTGGCGGCGTGACGGCTGGGGCTGTGAAGGGTTGA
- a CDS encoding toll/interleukin-1 receptor domain-containing protein, with translation MDQDFIIEFNYFENRNLIFEMLGKLADKYKYPALKELAVYINNIPSNLELYVHMSYSTNEQHELQEIKEKFLGIGIYRPDLSSKILFYRIGDRGFDYISINDSLTAKLALYGFWYNDRHVLLKQEKLSIDHIQRLKEKGYNAFEKIKGDTTIFLSHSSKQKQELEKIIPYFTAINELSWLDKFRLAQNANIEILESEIISGLQDADIVLFYITKDFLESKWCKFELDMAINIKRKKEKYYTLMMIREEIREKVFSEYSILLQSLNQHSIIIVNSNQNINSYIGSILNKLKEIRNE, from the coding sequence ATGGATCAAGATTTTATTATTGAGTTTAACTACTTTGAGAATAGAAATCTAATTTTTGAGATGCTAGGTAAATTGGCAGATAAATATAAATACCCGGCTTTAAAAGAATTAGCAGTATATATTAATAATATACCGTCTAATTTAGAGTTATATGTTCACATGTCATACTCTACAAATGAACAACATGAACTTCAAGAAATTAAGGAAAAATTTCTAGGGATTGGTATCTATAGACCTGATTTATCATCAAAGATACTATTTTATAGGATTGGTGATAGAGGATTCGATTATATATCAATAAATGATTCACTTACAGCTAAGTTAGCTTTATATGGATTTTGGTATAATGATAGACATGTACTATTAAAGCAAGAAAAGTTATCAATTGACCATATTCAAAGATTAAAAGAAAAAGGATACAATGCGTTTGAGAAGATAAAAGGTGATACAACTATTTTTTTGAGCCATTCTTCTAAACAAAAGCAAGAGCTAGAAAAAATTATTCCTTATTTTACTGCTATTAATGAATTGTCGTGGCTAGATAAGTTTAGATTAGCTCAAAACGCAAATATAGAAATTTTGGAAAGCGAAATTATTTCTGGCTTACAAGATGCTGATATTGTTTTATTTTATATAACTAAAGATTTTTTAGAATCGAAATGGTGCAAATTTGAATTGGATATGGCTATAAATATTAAAAGAAAAAAAGAGAAGTATTACACTTTAATGATGATAAGAGAAGAAATAAGAGAAAAAGTATTCTCCGAATATAGTATTTTATTACAGTCCCTTAATCAACACAGCATAATAATAGTTAACTCAAATCAAAATATTAATAGTTATATTGGATCGATATTAAACAAGTTAAAAGAAATTCGTAATGAATAG
- a CDS encoding TIR domain-containing protein, with product MHKTFLSYHHKNDQDIKDYIVKNFGKVNFIDKSVSDNDINTSNQQDTIMKIIRRDFLADSTVTIVIVGSETAQRPFINSEIQASLWGPNYSGLLAIVRDEIYEKIFEYNTCKSLSCNCNRAVRLQTNLYKYYLPDLVYRNHEYLGSLAHYTDQEVYCAIVKFSAFIICPETYINQAFEKRNKNFDVKKRLLPKTPKIEARNFGGFWF from the coding sequence ATGCATAAAACATTTTTAAGTTACCATCATAAAAATGATCAAGATATTAAAGATTATATCGTTAAAAATTTTGGGAAAGTAAACTTTATAGATAAATCAGTTTCTGATAATGATATCAATACTAGCAATCAACAAGATACTATTATGAAGATTATAAGAAGAGATTTTTTAGCGGATTCAACAGTCACAATTGTAATAGTTGGAAGCGAAACGGCACAACGACCTTTCATCAACTCAGAAATTCAAGCTTCACTTTGGGGTCCTAATTATAGCGGATTATTGGCAATAGTTAGAGACGAAATTTACGAGAAAATATTTGAATATAATACGTGTAAATCTCTAAGTTGTAATTGTAATAGAGCAGTAAGGTTACAAACAAATTTATATAAATATTATCTACCTGATTTGGTATATAGAAATCACGAGTATTTAGGAAGCTTAGCACACTATACAGATCAAGAAGTATATTGTGCTATTGTGAAATTTTCTGCCTTTATTATTTGTCCTGAAACCTATATTAATCAAGCTTTTGAAAAGCGCAACAAAAATTTTGATGTCAAAAAAAGACTTTTACCAAAAACACCTAAAATAGAAGCTAGAAATTTTGGGGGATTTTGGTTTTGA
- a CDS encoding carbohydrate ABC transporter permease, with product MTHRLRDEWVKFSFVVPALLFFGLVVVFPFVRGLNIAFTNWDGIATTYDYVGLRNLQLLFTDPELLAPVKNTLFFTIVTTLCINVFGLLLAVALNTRFRGVNLLKSFIFMPMVISLVLAAIIWRYIYSDIFPILFQTSGGLLGNPSTVMLGIAIICIWKEIGLAMVIYYAGLQTIPKDIYESARIDGASSVKQFSRITVPLLLPAFTYCIPLWIGTGLRQFDYPMVATKGGPGTSSQTLAMYVYNYEFPYFMAGYGQMAALMLFVFILIVTVFITSYFRRKEVEY from the coding sequence ATGACGCATCGACTGCGGGATGAATGGGTAAAATTCTCCTTTGTTGTCCCGGCGTTGCTCTTTTTCGGACTAGTCGTTGTCTTCCCGTTTGTTCGCGGTCTGAATATCGCCTTCACCAACTGGGACGGCATCGCTACTACGTACGATTACGTGGGACTACGCAATCTGCAATTGCTGTTTACCGATCCCGAACTGCTGGCACCAGTGAAAAACACACTATTCTTCACCATCGTGACTACGCTCTGCATTAATGTGTTCGGCTTGCTGCTGGCGGTTGCGCTCAATACGCGCTTCCGCGGCGTCAATCTGCTGAAAAGCTTTATCTTTATGCCCATGGTCATTAGTCTTGTGCTGGCGGCGATCATCTGGCGGTACATTTACAGCGATATTTTCCCGATTCTATTCCAGACAAGCGGCGGGTTGCTGGGCAATCCATCCACCGTTATGCTCGGTATCGCCATTATCTGTATTTGGAAAGAAATCGGTCTGGCGATGGTCATCTATTACGCTGGCTTGCAGACCATTCCGAAGGATATTTACGAATCGGCGCGCATCGACGGCGCGAGCAGCGTTAAGCAATTCAGCCGTATTACCGTGCCACTGCTGCTGCCTGCCTTCACCTACTGCATTCCGCTCTGGATTGGTACTGGGCTGCGCCAGTTCGATTACCCTATGGTCGCTACGAAAGGTGGTCCGGGTACATCCTCTCAGACGCTGGCGATGTATGTGTACAACTACGAGTTTCCATACTTCATGGCAGGCTATGGACAGATGGCGGCGCTCATGCTGTTCGTCTTTATCCTCATCGTGACCGTATTCATCACCAGCTATTTCCGCAGAAAGGAAGTGGAATATTGA